From a single Lolium rigidum isolate FL_2022 chromosome 7, APGP_CSIRO_Lrig_0.1, whole genome shotgun sequence genomic region:
- the LOC124677985 gene encoding wall-associated receptor kinase-like 8, whose protein sequence is MMILISSSRRGLVGAAGVLMFQLLVAAALAASPIALPGCPETCGDIAVPYPFGIGQGCFHEGFNLTCQKQHRTKLLLGDGTEVLGISLPNGTVRIDSNVFQSASANFNGTWSGPPATSPFTVSSRYNWFVAYGCNIVAQLIPYGTAVGNVSICASMCLDSVEAAKSPMCSGIGSCRAPIPWDLTSYGIQVTHMAVQKYTVGTSSKHTAAFIVDRAWFTIFKNNIEIDSVPMCQHCGIRSVPAVLEWSLHSNSRCRSSNSFTTYDVDGNHGRIRCSCTQGYKGNPYIADGCQDIDECQEPDVYPCLHGTCTNMPGTYRCSAKNSTRSLSGLITGIAISAGFGLLFSFLGVAKITNKLKQRRAKKLRQKFFNKNHGLLLQQLISSNKDIAERTRIFSLQELDHATNKFDHNRILGGGGHGTVYKGILSDQHVVAIKKANIVVQREIDQFINEVVILSQTNHRNVVKLFGCCLETEVPLLVYEFISNGTLSFHLHGQSENPLSWKDRLRISLETARAIAYLHSAASISVYHRDIKCANILLTDTLTAKVSDFGASRSIAIDDTGILTAVQGTYGYLDPEYYYTSRLTEKSDVYSFGVILAELLTRVTPVFSSHSSECTSLASHFVSLVRENRLLDILDIQIVEEGGTEDAVVVARLAESCLNLKGEERPTMRQVETTLEDVQNSKVHLSCQSTRVNQNAMNDQSYKGSEGGEGTRLYSLEKEFIQSSEIPR, encoded by the exons ATGATGATTTTGATCTCTTCTTCCCGTCGAGGGCTGGTTGGCGCCGCTGGAGTACTCATGTTTCAGCTTCTGGTGGCGGCAGCACTGGCAGCTAGCCCAATAGCTTTGCCTGGCTGCCCGGAAACCTGTGGCGACATTGCCGTGCCATACCCTTTCGGCATCGGCCAAGGCTGCTTCCACGAGGGCTTTAATCTCACCTGCCAGAAGCAGCACAGGACGAAGCTGCTCTTAGGTGATGGCACAGAGGTGCTTGGTATCTCTTTGCCTAACGGCACGGTGCGGATTGATAGCAATGTTTTCCAATCAGCCTCTGCTAACTTCAACGGCACATGGTCCGGGCCACCAGCAACCAGCCCTTTCACGGTGTCAAGCAGATACAACTGGTTTGTGGCCTACGGGTGTAACATCGTTGCCCAGCTCATTCCATATGGAACCGCGGTCGGGAACGTCAGCATCTGCGCCTCCATGTGTTTGGACAGCGTGGAGGCTGCCAAGAGCCCAATGTGTTCAGGCATTGGCAGTTGTCGCGCGCCCATACCCTGGGATCTAACTTCATATGGTATCCAAGTCACACATATGGCCGTTCAAAAATATACAGTTGGAACATCTTCGAAACATACAGCTGCATTCATAGTGGATCGGGCCTGGTTCACTATATTTAAGAACAATATTGAGATAGATTCTGTTCCCATGTGTCAACATTGCGGCATTCGTAGTGTTCCGGCAGTTTTAGAGTGGTCATTGCATTCTAATTCGAGATGCCGAAGCTCAAACAGTTTCACCACCTATGATGTTGATGGCAATCATGGCCGGATACGCTGTAGTTGTACCCAAGGATATAAAGGAAATCCATACATTGCGGATGGATGCCAAG ATATTGACGAGTGCCAGGAGCCAGATGTTTATCCATGCCTGCACGGAACCTGCACCAATATGCCAGGGACATACCGATGCTCAGCAAAGAATAGTACCAGGAGTCTCTCAG GTTTAATCACCGGAATTGCAATTAGTGCTGGTTTTGGCCTACTGTTTTCATTTCTGGGTGTTGCCAAAATCACCAATAAGCTCAAACAACGAAGAGCTAAGAAGTTGAGACAGAAGTTCTTTAATAAAAACCATGGACTGCTCCTACAACAGCTAATCTCTTCAAACAAAGATATAGCAGAGAGAACGAGAATTTTCAGCTTGCAAGAGCTAGATCACGCAACCAACAAATTTGACCATAATCGCATCCTTGGCGGCGGTGGCCATGGTACAGTGTATAAAGGCATCTTATCTGATCAACATGTTGTGGCCATCAAGAAGGCTAATATTGTCGTTCAAAGGGAAATTGACCAGTTCATCAATGAGGTTGTCATACTTTCACAAACAAACCATAGGAATGTGGTGAAGCTCTTTGGCTGTTGCCTCGAGACAGAAGTTCCTCTACTAGTTTATGAGTTCATATCAAATGGAACTCTGTCTTTTCATCTCCATGGCCAAAGTGAGAATCCTTTGTCATGGAAAGATAGGTTGAGGATTTCTTTGGAAACTGCAAGGGCTATTGCATATCTACACTCTGCTGCTTCCATATCAGTATACCATAGAGATATCAAATGTGCAAACATACTTCTTACTGATACTTTAACAGCAAAAGTATCAGATTTTGGAGCTTCAAGGTCAATTGCAATAGATGACACAGGAATACTTACAGCTGTCCAAGGAACCTATGGTTACCTTGATCCAGAATACTACTACACTAGTCGGCTCACAGAAAAGAGCGATGTTTACAGCTTTGGTGTGATCCTTGCAGAGCTACTGACAAGGGTGACACCAGTTTTTTCTTCTCATTCGTCAGAATGCACAAGCCTAGCATCACATTTTGTGTCACTTGTAAGAGAAAATCGCTTGTTAGATATTCTAGACATACAAATTGTTGAGGAGGGAGGGACTGAAGATGCCGTGGTCGTTGCAAGACTTGCAGAATCATGCTTAAatttaaaaggtgaagaaaggccTACAATGAGGCAAGTGGAGACAACACTTGAAGATGTGCAGAACTCAAAAGTCCATCTCAGTTGTCAGAGTACAAGAGTGAACCAGAATGCTATGAATGATCAGTCATACAAGGGAAGTGAAGGTGGCGAAGGAACTAGACTGTACAGCTTGGAAAAGGAGTTCATCCAATCATCCGAAATTCCAAGATGA